The DNA segment TATATCACATTGGGATgttttttcccttactatgatttttatcttaatgagtttttcctagtaaggttttaacgagacagtataaaaacacgtaatgaagacaatcattttatcataatcatcatcacaagggggagtgttgaaaataagaaagttgaatgttgaaaataagaagttgaatgttaaaaataagaattttaaatattgaaaattaatgtgtgatgatgtatgtaatgatgtatttatttttagattatttccaaaataattatataaataggtctcaatgtgtgaagaaaatcacaattgagtagagaaaaaattttataaagcgtgtagattaatatattttgtaagtttGAAAATTacaagatttttgaaaatacattaaaattatattatttcactATATTAAAGtagttggaaaaaaaaaaattaaagtacaACTTCAACAACGGAACATACAGCTCGCGGAAGCGGCAACTATCTCCTCTCTTCTCCACCCCAATTTCCTGGTCATCCTCACCCTGAAAATCATGAACACGGCATTGCCATGAACTTTAAGCAAAAACCCACCTCGAATTGAGCTAAATTTTATGAAATTCGTAGAATATACGCACGTCACTGCATAAAGGCGCCATTTTTTGGAACTAAACCTGAGTTTATTCAGTTTTTATACGAGATTACAGGATTTAAATATGGCGTTGATCAGCTCAAACTTTATATACATTAAGTCTTCAGACTCACCGTTGATTTCCCCATTTGTTAGCAGTCTAAATAGCTACAACGTTCATGTAAAGTCGAATCGGAATTCTGAAGTGGGTACAAGTCGGAGCAGAAGTCGGAGTGTAATTCGAGCTGCGAAAACTGAATCCTTGGTACCTCTCGAGAACCCTTTAAGTACAAGCGGTAATAGCGCCTTGGAGCAGCTGGACATCGAACGCGGCGTCTGTGTTCCATTCCGGAAGTATTCACCGGAATTAGTATGTGATTATATTTATTGCAGTCTTCTGAATATTTTTGTTACAGTGAGTTATTACCAAATTTTAACATGTTGgagtaaaataaaattactgaaaTTAAATCGCATTTGTtatcttattattttaattcGACTTAATCAATCATATGTAAACTTTCTAGCAGTTCATCTgatattttctgaattttagtTGTAAAATTGGTTTGAATATGTAAACATAATAATATACTCTTGAGGTAATGCGAACTTTTCAGTTTGATTATTTCACACCAAAGAAGGCCGGACTTGTGAGTTTTGTTGTTTGACGAGCAAGACAAGAGTCTTGGACCTTTTGGTCTTAAGTGATAGAAATTATGTGGATTGTTGCCTCTGCAAAATACTCTTTAGCTTTGAAATGATTCGAACCCGCCAAGTGGTGATGTTATCTAGTGAAACTTACTTTGCATGTTGATTACATTTCTGAAATTGGAAGATTATGCTAAAAACGGTTTCTAAATTTGCATTAGCTTAAAATACCAATGTAGCACTTGCATACATTGTTTGCATCATTCTTTAGGAGTTTTTTTTTGCTTCATCGTCATTGTTTGCATCATGCTTTAGGAGTTTTTTTTGCTTCATCGTCATTGTAAGCATTGGTTTGTTATCACTGAAGTTATTTCTTTTGGTTTTCGGcctttatcaaataattttggTTACTCCTCTAGGTGAGGAGTAAAGTGTTTGAATCAAGGGGAACTATACTATCATTAATTGGTAGAGGAGTGGAAATTGTGTGGAAATTGGGACTGTATTGGTCTGCTCTGATGTACGATTGTCTCGTGGGCCGGGATGAAGAGGTTGTTCCTTTTCGGGCTCGCCAATTGAGGAATCTCTTGTGTGACTTGGGCCCTTCTTTCATCAAAGCTGGACAGGTGTATATTTTCCCTCTAGATTATGTAATGTTGTAATTTTGTTTATTGAatggaaatttttttgttgatatCTCTAATAGATTGATAATTGTTGGTCCCGAGGTGATCAGATTATAAATGGCATTGAGAAGgtgaacaaataattttttcaaacttttatgtCTGATCCGAAATGCGGTAGAGCTGCAATGGCGCAAGTTTTAATCTTTTGAAGACCAAGATATAACTTATGGAAGCGTCTAAGAACTAATACAAATAGTTATAGCCTTAGGCATAATACCAAAAATCCTTAGCTatatttcttcaaaaaaaaaatccttagTTTATTAAATCGTAAAACCGAACCTTGACTAATCAGAACCCTATTACTTATATGAATTTATGGGGATCACAAGTAACGTTAAGATGGACTATTTTAAAGCCATGTCGCGTAGAAACATGTCTATCATGCTTTTGGAGTGTCTCTTCTTTTCTTAAAGTATTCTTCTATTTGATTTCTGCAAAAAGGTGCTGGCAAATAGGCCTGATATTATTAGAGAGGACTACATGAACGAACTCTGCATCCTTCAAGATGATGTTCCCTCTTTTCCCAATCAggtaattgatttattttttattgtgcttattttctaattatttttaaccaaTCAACCATCATTAAAGTGGTGTAGGTTGCTTTTAACATCATAGAAGAGGAATTAGGCCAGCCACTTGAAGCTGTTTTCAGTAAAATTTCATCAAAGACAATTGCGGCTGCAAGCTTGGGACAAGTTTATCGAGCAACATTGCGGGCCACTGGGGAAGATGTTGCTATTAAGGTACTGTGTCAAACTCATTGTGCCAACTCTGTGTGTTTTGGGAGTGCAATACTGCAAAAATCTGGTTTTGTGCTGCATTGTGGAAATGGTATGCATTTGGGGTGATATTCCACtttcatatattaaattttaaaaccggTTTTTCATTTGGCATACCAAATGTTAAGCAGTTGTTTCAAAGATACAAATGTTTTGGGCCATGTATACTTTACATGGTATATTTTATAGCTTTGAGTATAATTGATACTTTtcatttctttgtttgtttGATACCAATCACGTCTAAAATCCAGTATTATTGAATTTGTCTTAGCTCAACTCTTGTTTCACTGTTCACGCCCTCTGTTGATAATGGCTTTCTGGTTGAGGCTCATTAATTGTTCCATCTTGGTATCAGAACATAAAGAGACTCTAAAATGGATATATGACATTTGTTTGCAGGTGCAAAGGCCCGAGATAGAACCCATTATTTACAGAGATCTTTTTCTTTTCCGAACTCTTGCTTCATTCTTGAATGGCATAAGCCTGCAAAAACTGGGTTGTAATGCTGAGCTCATACTCGATGAATTTGGTGAAAAGCTTTTGGAGGAGCTTGATTATACCTTGGTATCGCCTTTGAACACTTCTGTTGACAAAGTGAAAATTACAACCCCTCCCCTTCTTTTTTTGTTCAAACATGTTTCTAAATATTTATTACAGGATCAGTGGTAAAAGAATCTTGAGTAATATTTCCGTTTCCTTTgggaaataataatttatatatgctTCAGATTAATTCCACATTTTGACACAGAGATGGACTATAATTCATATTCCACTTTTTGCCTATCTAGGAAGCCCGCAACATTGAAGATTTTTATGAGAACTTCAAAAATGACCCAACAGTCAAAATTCCTCGTGTTTACAAAAAGCTTTCTGGGCGCCAAGTGCTGGTGATGGAGTGGATAGATGGAATTCGATGCACCGATCCTCAGGTTTGAATGTTAATTCAACTTTTAAAAACTAGTTTTCTATATGATTCTATGGTACTCCTCGAATCAGGCTATCAAGGATGGAGGAATTGATGTCAATGGATTTTTGACTGTTGGAGTAAGTGCTGCCTTGCGGCAGTTGCTAGAGTTTGGACTATTTCATGGGGATCCACACCCTGGGAATATCTTTGCCATGCGTGATGGGCGCATTGCTTACGTAGATTTTGGGAATGTAGCTGTTCTCAGTCAGGTGAGAAATCGTTAACTTACAGCTTTTATTTTCTTGCTTCTTCGTAATAGTTAACCATATGTCCATATCAAATGCTGGTGTTTATTCATTTTCCTTTGCTTGTGTAGACTCCTTTTGCAGCTCTAATTTTGGTATCGTAATATATTCTCTAATTAGAACAAATCCCATATTTCAACCTAAACACTATAAGTGGGTCAACTATCATCTCGTTAAATGCCTTCTcatttcgaaaataaacatACTATTCaggttaaatataaattaaatagcAAGCCAAAAACATATACAAGTTTGCATGCACAAATTTTGCTAACCAACGTGAAACGAATATGAAGAGCCCCAAAATATAATGCAAAACTCCTACTAATTTAATACATATGAAAAAGTGTTGCGTATTTTCTGCTTGCAAGCGCAcggttgtcaagttttaatatatagAAGTAAAGTATCGTTCCCACGAAGAGTGTATAACTAAAAATATATcagtgcttgtaattaaaatagtcacgactttatctaaaaaaatcaataaaaggtTTGGTTTGCTGAAAATTAATTAAtcgtaaataaatattaatctaaTCACCGAATCGAGAAAATATCAATGAAAGAAAATGAATGATTTCACTAAGTTTCCACGATAATTATTCGCGGTTGTATTCATgaattccaattatttaatggtcaaaaacacttaattattttattgcccctttcccaagtgacgaataaGTTGTATCATTTAAACTTCGATCCAAACATTCCTAATAAGAATCTaggtttaaatgataaatgcaaACGATGTTCTTACTTAGGCCTCGCTAAAGTTATACGTCTTTCGaatgatataaatattcaaCGATGTGTCTCTAATGATCTAGAATCCTAGTCCctctcccgagttgtagaatCAATCAGACGACAAacaatttatggccagtaaattgcagtcgaataaaaacaaagaaacacaattaaaccaaaacagaattcaatcatataaacaaccaCGTCAAATCATCATATCCACAAAGTTACATCATCCTCTAGAATggaaaattagttcataacgAAATCTAAACAAAATCAAGACATGTTCAAAGGTTTAGACATTGAAACACAAGAAAATGAAAAGGGCGAAAGATTACATGACAAATCAGATGTGGCATCTATGTCCCCAGATTCGCCGTTCTTCGTTGTTGCGATCCAGTCTTGTGCTCCAATCCTTTGTCTCGTGCGTGTATCGTGTTCTCTCGTGTGTTTTTCTCTCTAAAAACGGCTACCCCTCCGCTCTGAAACCCTTTTTTCCTTATATTCTCATCCACTGGCCATAAACGAAAGCCCAATTGTGTTAGTCTCGCCGCCAACAAGCAGCGCCAAGGCGCCCGTTCCTCGAAGGTGTGGCGCCGCGGCGTTGCTTgggcagcgcctaggcgctagtctCTCGGCAATGTATTGCCGTGCTGCGGGTCTTATCTTTCGAACAATGGGCAGCGCTGTGGTGCTTGTTGCTTCGTGTGATGGCTTAGCGCTGCGGCTCTAGTCTATCAACCGTTTGACGTCAAATTGTCCCTAATAATTGTCAATCATCCAATAGTGGTTTATTTCCTGCACGGCACAAAAACAACGAATACCAAGTGTAATTCTATTCGAAATTAACATAATTCAAATAGATTAACGtataaattaagtgcaattcttgcacttatcaaaccCCTCAAACTTGAACTTTTGCTAATCACGAGCAAATAAAAAGTAAGAACTCAAACAAAACTTTAATTCTAACAACTATAAGTCATGGATATGCAAGCATTGAAGTTGGCCTCCGACTTATCCATTTTCATgtaatttataattactcaAGAGTCACGTGCGTGTGTGATATGTCTTTGTTCACTTACCCCATCGAATGCTCAAATAAATCCACAGTACCTACTCGCCATATAAACTCAAGAAATCTTCAGCTCAATTCAACTCACActtcattaaaatataaattcagtTACACATATCACAAATGACTTTATTGGTGATTATTTGGCTTATAAGATATTCAACACGATTACACCCAAAAATGATGTCACACAATGAGATGCTGACATGCAAATGATTAAAGTTCATACTTGATAACCATGTTTCTCAGGAATGCAGAAGCTTGACTTGAACAACttttctccactagtatattggataGATGTGACAAGATTAATAGGTCTTGTAGGCTTGCAACGTTAGGCTACGACTCATGGCTACAATAAAAgttgtgaaaatcaaaatttgagagaaatatttgaattttcctCATTTTCACTCTCATTTCATTCACCATcactttttgttttcttctcatTCATATCCTCCATTTcccatattatttttttttcaccactttttgatccattctttttttttttaccaactCCTTTATACACATTTATTTTGTTCTTTTCAAGGAGTATTTGAATCATTTCAACGCcaatgaacttatttctctcaaaattaggTAGGATAATAAGTGTATAAGCTTCATTTGGTAGTTGTTGTGAGATATAGAATAGATACAAGTGGGGGCTAACTGTATGTCATTGACACACACCACTTGATTTTTAGTAGGCTCAAAATGGGACACTACGGATATTTCATGTTCATTTGGTAGGCTCGAAGGCTCAAACGGTTGCAAAGATAGCCTAAATCATTCCTGTGTCACATATTATCCGTATTTCGCCTCGAAAATTGTTCAAACAAGTTCTAGATTACCGTCAATCCATCAGTTATCTCATACAAACCAATCACATGCATTGTTCAATCAAAATGATATATAAGATAGGTGCCCAAAGAAAAGTCAAGCATCTCAATCAACTCGAGCCTCAATGGACTGACAATTGACAATAAACAATGAAAACAGGCCCAAAGATATTGAGAAAAATTGCCTTGATCATCTCTGTATTTGCAAAAGTGTCAATCAATGTCATGTGAGAATTACTAAAAATCAGATTTCCATTGTCTATTTAACATCACAGGTATGTAGATTATCTCTACGCATCGATAGTATCAACAAACATGACAGTGCAAAAATTTGTGACTCCCAAGTTATCTTAAACACATGTATTCAGAACCGCAACTTCATTCTCATCAACGGCCACACAATGACTTATACATGACTCTTTTCTAACGACTCTATAATGCAATAATCAAAATGacactatttatttatttttattttttttttttcaaaccaaaaGAAAAACGACTCGACTATACTGTGCAGGAAATAACTCATCATTCTAGTAAACTCTAACTCTAACCAATCAAACAAGCAAAGCAAAGCAAGAATATCCCCCCAAACTTAAGTACGTGCATTGTCCCCAATGTACAGTGATAAATCAAGAAAAACATGTGATTACGTACCTCTTACAGCGAGCCTCAGGACTCGCTGTCTTCGTCTGATAGCTCTACCTCCTCATCCTCGTCATACTCGGCATCATCCTCAATAGGTCGGTGTGAAAACGCTGGCGGTGGTGGAAATGGCTCATCAGATGGACTGGTCGCAGGGAAGCGCTGTGCAAGCACACAAGTAAAATCGTGCATGTAATGCATGTGCTCGCGTATGATCCGCCACTGTCTCATCATCATACGCTCTAAGTCATCGAGACGCTCGTGTGCTGTCTGTCCCCTCCCTGCACGTGTCTGTCATGCGTGTGGTGCCTGTGGGGCGGGCGCCCGGACCACTCTCAATCTGCCATCGTCTTTTATCCCTTGGGAGCTTCCCAACCAGTAAGATA comes from the Primulina huaijiensis isolate GDHJ02 chromosome 8, ASM1229523v2, whole genome shotgun sequence genome and includes:
- the LOC140982692 gene encoding protein ACTIVITY OF BC1 COMPLEX KINASE 1, chloroplastic, encoding MALISSNFIYIKSSDSPLISPFVSSLNSYNVHVKSNRNSEVGTSRSRSRSVIRAAKTESLVPLENPLSTSGNSALEQLDIERGVCVPFRKYSPELVRSKVFESRGTILSLIGRGVEIVWKLGLYWSALMYDCLVGRDEEVVPFRARQLRNLLCDLGPSFIKAGQVLANRPDIIREDYMNELCILQDDVPSFPNQVAFNIIEEELGQPLEAVFSKISSKTIAAASLGQVYRATLRATGEDVAIKVQRPEIEPIIYRDLFLFRTLASFLNGISLQKLGCNAELILDEFGEKLLEELDYTLEARNIEDFYENFKNDPTVKIPRVYKKLSGRQVLVMEWIDGIRCTDPQAIKDGGIDVNGFLTVGVSAALRQLLEFGLFHGDPHPGNIFAMRDGRIAYVDFGNVAVLSQLNKQILIDAVVHAVNEDYAEMANDFTRLGFLAPGTDVSPIIPALEAIWQNSLGKGLSDFNFRIVTGKFNQLVYNYPIRIPERFSLVIRSLLTQEGICFTLKPDFKFLEVAYPYVAKRLLTDPNPALRERLIQVLFKDGIFQWKRLENLIILAKENVAKMSSNPALQGNNMPKSIERRVERKLDLTDTIKDGTRLFLIDEGIRRQLILALTEDSKLHVQELVDVYRLLEDQIDIPSIALQVLQDLPSVARDAMLSWSTSVLSDR